One region of Eupeodes corollae chromosome 1, idEupCoro1.1, whole genome shotgun sequence genomic DNA includes:
- the LOC129938977 gene encoding cytochrome c oxidase subunit 5B, mitochondrial-like: protein MASLSGRIALRAAALRNNVTYTPVRFCKMMSDPMEHATGIEKRELLAKAAGNDDPFDMKVFKRGAGTKDTPNLIPSAFDARIVGCICTEDQTYVQWMWLQKGTQKRCECGHWFKLVEKAPL, encoded by the exons ATGGCATCGCTTTCTGGTCGTATTGCCCTCCGTGCAGCTGCTCTCCGTAACAATGTCACCTACACTCCAGTTCGCTTCTGCAAaa tgatGAGCGATCCAATGGAACACGCTACCGGTATTGAGAAGCGTGAACTTTTGGCCAAAGCCGCCGGTAACGATGACCCCTTCGACATGAAAGTCTTCAAACGTGGAGCTGGTACCAAGGATACACCAAATCTGATTCCATCTGCCTTCGATGCCCGTATCGTTGGATGTATTT GCACTGAAGATCAAACATATGTCCAATGGATGTGGCTGCAAAAGGGTACACAGAAACGTTGCGAATGTGGCCATTGGTTCAAATTGGTCGAGAAGGCACCTTTATAA